The Anopheles coluzzii chromosome 2, AcolN3, whole genome shotgun sequence genome window below encodes:
- the LOC120948598 gene encoding proteoglycan Cow isoform X2 — MHKLWFTFTVFLVLATIGSYAVDAKKKLLNNKYGDGDFEFIDEDDKSSQQQPLDSGLSMQMKQDQQQMIPEKKKWIHDPSSDLCKPLNCKKKELCLLEDAYTAVCVSKKELHKNKFISSYNSLANREEIITKSKYFDEEEAKRKAEAEAAAAAAAVAAATGLGGAVGSGVAGAADTGSMTLMAASGDSSTGSNANDGTSSGLEHEEREDDESSSQDDDVFYDSEKEEDCKPCPVVKPTYLCGSDNWTYSSLCRLEYHNCIHTTEVKVNCMGFCPCKDANLLLDLKKQQRMADRMSAFNAKYQRTIDSNDINADNLIPSGKQQQQQQQLKEEKNRHYNHINSQYTFTPEEIKYDNKHYKYIKYTTYKGKSSMPASRQYDGYGSSGSGSTRMTGEDKHKIRGYNEVLDKPASTGNNNGNSKPSKLSGSSARYPGMKSSECKPQQLTAIGNRLLDWFSVIMADSKKRRQHQQQKNKVHFPAACKLEARWMFGHLDLNNDGELSTQELYDLEHDQNERCIKPFIDTCDLDQDNTIDPREWCRCFEKTDRPCAAVRRRLGNDLSGSYAPDCDSQGFYKPTQCHQAVGVCWCVDEHGVEFANTRTRGKPNCEEIINNATTLNSDDEDTEDSDDDDDSQEGSADRLLVF, encoded by the exons GACGATAAGAGCAGTCAGCAACAGCCGCTGGATTCTGGACTCTCCATGCAGATGAAGCAAGATCAACAGCAGATGATACCGGAAAAGAAAAAGTGGATTCACGACCCTTCAA GTGATCTCTGCAAACCGCTCAACTGCAAGAAGAAAGAGCTCTGCCTGCTGGAGGACGCGTACACGGCAGTCTGCGTTTCGAAGAAGGAACTCCACAAGAACAA ATTCATCAGCAGCTACAATTCACTTGCAAACAG GGAGGAAATAATCACCAAGAGTAAATACTTCGACGAGGAGGAAGCGAAGCGCAAAGCGGAAGCGGAAgcggcagctgcagctgccgcTGTTGCCGCAGCCACCGGGCTGGGCGGTGCGGTCGGAAGCGGTGTGGCCGGTGCGGCCGACACTGGCAGCATGACGCTGATGGCGGCGAGCGGCGATAGCAGCACCGGAAGCAACGCGAACGATGGCACTAGCAGCGGCCTGGAGCACGAGGAGCGCGAGGACGACGAGAGCTCGTCGCAGGATGACGACGTGTTCTACGACAgcgagaaggaggaggacTGCAAACCGTGCCCGGTGGTGAAGCCCACCTATCTGTGCGGCAGCGACAACTGGACCTACTCGTCGCTGTGCCGGCTGGAGTACCACAACTGTATCCACACGACCGAGGTGAAGGTCAACTGTATGGGCTTCTGTCCGTGCAAAG ATGCCAACCTGCTTCTTGATCTGAAAAAGCAGCAACGGATGGCTGACCGGATGAGTGCGTTCAACGCCAAGTACCAGCGGACGATCGACAGCAATGACATCAACGCAGACAACCTCATTCCATCGGGGAAG cagcagcagcagcaacagcagctgaAGGAAGAAAAGAACCGTCACTACAACCACATCAACTCACAGTACACTTTCACGCCCGAGGAGATCAAGTACGACAACAAGCACTACAAGTACATCAAGTACACGACGTACAAGGGCAAG TCATCGATGCCGGCATCCCGTCAGTATGATGGCTACGGTTCGTCCGGCAGTGGCTCGACCCGCATGACAGGCGAGGACAAGCACAAAATCCGAGGCTACAACGAGGTTCTCGATAAGCCGGCCAGCACTGGCAACAACAATGGCAACAGTAAACCATCCAAACTGTCCGGCAGCTCGGCAC GTTACCCAGGGATGAAATCGAGCGAATGCAAACCGCAGCAGCTGACTGCCATCGGTAACCGGCTGCTCGACTGGTTCTCGGTCATCATGGCCGACAGCAAGAAGCGgcgccagcaccagcagcagaagaacaaGGTACACTTCCCGGCCGCCTGCAAGCTGGAGGCGCGCTGGATGTTTGGCCACCTTGACCTGAACAACGACGGCGAGCTGTCGACGCAGGAGCTGTACGATCTCGAGCACGACCAGAACGAGCGGTGCATCAAACCGTTCATCGATACGTGCGATCTCGACCAGGACAATACGATCGATCCGCGCGAATGGTGCCGCTGCTTCGAGAAGACCGATCGCCCGTGTGCCGCCGTCCGGCGACGCCTTGGTAACGATCTGAGCG GATCTTACGCACCCGATTGTGACAGTCAAGGATTTTACAAACCCACACAGTGCCATCAGGCCGTCGGTGTGTGCTGGTGCGTGGATGAGCATGGTGTCGAGTTTGCCAACACGCGCACGCGAGGCAAACCAAACTGCG AAGAAATCATCAATAACGCCACAACGCTGAATTCCGACGACGAGGACACGGAGGACTcggacgacgatgacgacagcCAGGAGGGCAGCGCCGATCGTTTGCTGGTGTTTTAA
- the LOC120948598 gene encoding proteoglycan Cow isoform X1 — translation MHKLWFTFTVFLVLATIGSYAVDAKKKLLNNKYGDGDFEFIDEDDKSSQQQPLDSGLSMQMKQDQQQMIPEKKKWIHDPSSDLCKPLNCKKKELCLLEDAYTAVCVSKKELHKNKFISSYNSLANREEIITKSKYFDEEEAKRKAEAEAAAAAAAVAAATGLGGAVGSGVAGAADTGSMTLMAASGDSSTGSNANDGTSSGLEHEEREDDESSSQDDDVFYDSEKEEDCKPCPVVKPTYLCGSDNWTYSSLCRLEYHNCIHTTEVKVNCMGFCPCKDANLLLDLKKQQRMADRMSAFNAKYQRTIDSNDINADNLIPSGKQQQQQQQQLKEEKNRHYNHINSQYTFTPEEIKYDNKHYKYIKYTTYKGKSSMPASRQYDGYGSSGSGSTRMTGEDKHKIRGYNEVLDKPASTGNNNGNSKPSKLSGSSARYPGMKSSECKPQQLTAIGNRLLDWFSVIMADSKKRRQHQQQKNKVHFPAACKLEARWMFGHLDLNNDGELSTQELYDLEHDQNERCIKPFIDTCDLDQDNTIDPREWCRCFEKTDRPCAAVRRRLGNDLSGSYAPDCDSQGFYKPTQCHQAVGVCWCVDEHGVEFANTRTRGKPNCEEIINNATTLNSDDEDTEDSDDDDDSQEGSADRLLVF, via the exons GACGATAAGAGCAGTCAGCAACAGCCGCTGGATTCTGGACTCTCCATGCAGATGAAGCAAGATCAACAGCAGATGATACCGGAAAAGAAAAAGTGGATTCACGACCCTTCAA GTGATCTCTGCAAACCGCTCAACTGCAAGAAGAAAGAGCTCTGCCTGCTGGAGGACGCGTACACGGCAGTCTGCGTTTCGAAGAAGGAACTCCACAAGAACAA ATTCATCAGCAGCTACAATTCACTTGCAAACAG GGAGGAAATAATCACCAAGAGTAAATACTTCGACGAGGAGGAAGCGAAGCGCAAAGCGGAAGCGGAAgcggcagctgcagctgccgcTGTTGCCGCAGCCACCGGGCTGGGCGGTGCGGTCGGAAGCGGTGTGGCCGGTGCGGCCGACACTGGCAGCATGACGCTGATGGCGGCGAGCGGCGATAGCAGCACCGGAAGCAACGCGAACGATGGCACTAGCAGCGGCCTGGAGCACGAGGAGCGCGAGGACGACGAGAGCTCGTCGCAGGATGACGACGTGTTCTACGACAgcgagaaggaggaggacTGCAAACCGTGCCCGGTGGTGAAGCCCACCTATCTGTGCGGCAGCGACAACTGGACCTACTCGTCGCTGTGCCGGCTGGAGTACCACAACTGTATCCACACGACCGAGGTGAAGGTCAACTGTATGGGCTTCTGTCCGTGCAAAG ATGCCAACCTGCTTCTTGATCTGAAAAAGCAGCAACGGATGGCTGACCGGATGAGTGCGTTCAACGCCAAGTACCAGCGGACGATCGACAGCAATGACATCAACGCAGACAACCTCATTCCATCGGGGAAG cagcagcagcagcagcaacagcagctgaAGGAAGAAAAGAACCGTCACTACAACCACATCAACTCACAGTACACTTTCACGCCCGAGGAGATCAAGTACGACAACAAGCACTACAAGTACATCAAGTACACGACGTACAAGGGCAAG TCATCGATGCCGGCATCCCGTCAGTATGATGGCTACGGTTCGTCCGGCAGTGGCTCGACCCGCATGACAGGCGAGGACAAGCACAAAATCCGAGGCTACAACGAGGTTCTCGATAAGCCGGCCAGCACTGGCAACAACAATGGCAACAGTAAACCATCCAAACTGTCCGGCAGCTCGGCAC GTTACCCAGGGATGAAATCGAGCGAATGCAAACCGCAGCAGCTGACTGCCATCGGTAACCGGCTGCTCGACTGGTTCTCGGTCATCATGGCCGACAGCAAGAAGCGgcgccagcaccagcagcagaagaacaaGGTACACTTCCCGGCCGCCTGCAAGCTGGAGGCGCGCTGGATGTTTGGCCACCTTGACCTGAACAACGACGGCGAGCTGTCGACGCAGGAGCTGTACGATCTCGAGCACGACCAGAACGAGCGGTGCATCAAACCGTTCATCGATACGTGCGATCTCGACCAGGACAATACGATCGATCCGCGCGAATGGTGCCGCTGCTTCGAGAAGACCGATCGCCCGTGTGCCGCCGTCCGGCGACGCCTTGGTAACGATCTGAGCG GATCTTACGCACCCGATTGTGACAGTCAAGGATTTTACAAACCCACACAGTGCCATCAGGCCGTCGGTGTGTGCTGGTGCGTGGATGAGCATGGTGTCGAGTTTGCCAACACGCGCACGCGAGGCAAACCAAACTGCG AAGAAATCATCAATAACGCCACAACGCTGAATTCCGACGACGAGGACACGGAGGACTcggacgacgatgacgacagcCAGGAGGGCAGCGCCGATCGTTTGCTGGTGTTTTAA
- the LOC120948598 gene encoding proteoglycan Cow isoform X3, whose translation MHKLWFTFTVFLVLATIGSYAVDAKKKLLNNKYGDGDFEFIDEDDKSSQQQPLDSGLSMQMKQDQQQMIPEKKKWIHDPSSDLCKPLNCKKKELCLLEDAYTAVCVSKKELHKNKEEIITKSKYFDEEEAKRKAEAEAAAAAAAVAAATGLGGAVGSGVAGAADTGSMTLMAASGDSSTGSNANDGTSSGLEHEEREDDESSSQDDDVFYDSEKEEDCKPCPVVKPTYLCGSDNWTYSSLCRLEYHNCIHTTEVKVNCMGFCPCKDANLLLDLKKQQRMADRMSAFNAKYQRTIDSNDINADNLIPSGKQQQQQQQQLKEEKNRHYNHINSQYTFTPEEIKYDNKHYKYIKYTTYKGKSSMPASRQYDGYGSSGSGSTRMTGEDKHKIRGYNEVLDKPASTGNNNGNSKPSKLSGSSARYPGMKSSECKPQQLTAIGNRLLDWFSVIMADSKKRRQHQQQKNKVHFPAACKLEARWMFGHLDLNNDGELSTQELYDLEHDQNERCIKPFIDTCDLDQDNTIDPREWCRCFEKTDRPCAAVRRRLGNDLSGSYAPDCDSQGFYKPTQCHQAVGVCWCVDEHGVEFANTRTRGKPNCEEIINNATTLNSDDEDTEDSDDDDDSQEGSADRLLVF comes from the exons GACGATAAGAGCAGTCAGCAACAGCCGCTGGATTCTGGACTCTCCATGCAGATGAAGCAAGATCAACAGCAGATGATACCGGAAAAGAAAAAGTGGATTCACGACCCTTCAA GTGATCTCTGCAAACCGCTCAACTGCAAGAAGAAAGAGCTCTGCCTGCTGGAGGACGCGTACACGGCAGTCTGCGTTTCGAAGAAGGAACTCCACAAGAACAA GGAGGAAATAATCACCAAGAGTAAATACTTCGACGAGGAGGAAGCGAAGCGCAAAGCGGAAGCGGAAgcggcagctgcagctgccgcTGTTGCCGCAGCCACCGGGCTGGGCGGTGCGGTCGGAAGCGGTGTGGCCGGTGCGGCCGACACTGGCAGCATGACGCTGATGGCGGCGAGCGGCGATAGCAGCACCGGAAGCAACGCGAACGATGGCACTAGCAGCGGCCTGGAGCACGAGGAGCGCGAGGACGACGAGAGCTCGTCGCAGGATGACGACGTGTTCTACGACAgcgagaaggaggaggacTGCAAACCGTGCCCGGTGGTGAAGCCCACCTATCTGTGCGGCAGCGACAACTGGACCTACTCGTCGCTGTGCCGGCTGGAGTACCACAACTGTATCCACACGACCGAGGTGAAGGTCAACTGTATGGGCTTCTGTCCGTGCAAAG ATGCCAACCTGCTTCTTGATCTGAAAAAGCAGCAACGGATGGCTGACCGGATGAGTGCGTTCAACGCCAAGTACCAGCGGACGATCGACAGCAATGACATCAACGCAGACAACCTCATTCCATCGGGGAAG cagcagcagcagcagcaacagcagctgaAGGAAGAAAAGAACCGTCACTACAACCACATCAACTCACAGTACACTTTCACGCCCGAGGAGATCAAGTACGACAACAAGCACTACAAGTACATCAAGTACACGACGTACAAGGGCAAG TCATCGATGCCGGCATCCCGTCAGTATGATGGCTACGGTTCGTCCGGCAGTGGCTCGACCCGCATGACAGGCGAGGACAAGCACAAAATCCGAGGCTACAACGAGGTTCTCGATAAGCCGGCCAGCACTGGCAACAACAATGGCAACAGTAAACCATCCAAACTGTCCGGCAGCTCGGCAC GTTACCCAGGGATGAAATCGAGCGAATGCAAACCGCAGCAGCTGACTGCCATCGGTAACCGGCTGCTCGACTGGTTCTCGGTCATCATGGCCGACAGCAAGAAGCGgcgccagcaccagcagcagaagaacaaGGTACACTTCCCGGCCGCCTGCAAGCTGGAGGCGCGCTGGATGTTTGGCCACCTTGACCTGAACAACGACGGCGAGCTGTCGACGCAGGAGCTGTACGATCTCGAGCACGACCAGAACGAGCGGTGCATCAAACCGTTCATCGATACGTGCGATCTCGACCAGGACAATACGATCGATCCGCGCGAATGGTGCCGCTGCTTCGAGAAGACCGATCGCCCGTGTGCCGCCGTCCGGCGACGCCTTGGTAACGATCTGAGCG GATCTTACGCACCCGATTGTGACAGTCAAGGATTTTACAAACCCACACAGTGCCATCAGGCCGTCGGTGTGTGCTGGTGCGTGGATGAGCATGGTGTCGAGTTTGCCAACACGCGCACGCGAGGCAAACCAAACTGCG AAGAAATCATCAATAACGCCACAACGCTGAATTCCGACGACGAGGACACGGAGGACTcggacgacgatgacgacagcCAGGAGGGCAGCGCCGATCGTTTGCTGGTGTTTTAA